One genomic region from Rattus norvegicus strain BN/NHsdMcwi chromosome 10, GRCr8, whole genome shotgun sequence encodes:
- the Unc119 gene encoding protein unc-119 homolog A, translated as MKVKKGGGGTGPGAEPVPGASNRSVEPTREPGAEAESGSESEPEPGPGPRLGPLQGKQPIGPEDVLGLQRITGDYLCSPEENIYKIDFVRFKIRDMDSGTVLFEIKKPPVSERLPINRRDLDPNAGRFVRYQFTPAFLRLRQVGATVEFTVGDKPVNNFRMIERHYFRNQLLKSFDFHFGFCIPSSKNTCEHIYDFPPLSEELISEMIRHPYETQSDSFYFVDDRLVMHNKADYSYSGTP; from the exons ATGAAGGTGAAGAAGGGCGGCGGCGGGACCGGACCGGGGGCGGAGCCCGTTCCTGGGGCCTCGAACCGGAGCGTGGAGCCCACGCGGGAGCCTGGGGCGGAAGCCGAGTCCGGGTCCGAGTCGGAGCCGGAGCCAGGCCCGGGGCCCAGACTGGGGCCGCTGCAGGGCAAGCAGCCCATCGGGCCGGAGGACGTGCTGGGGCTGCAGCGGATCACCGGCG ACTACCTGTGCTCCCCTGAGGAAAATATCTACAAGATTGACTTCGTCAGGTTCAAGATCCGGGACATGGACTCAGGGACTGTTCTTTTTGAAATCAAGAAGCCCCCTGTTTCCG AACGGTTGCCCATCAACCGGCGGGACCTGGACCCCAATGCAGGGCGCTTTGTTCGATACCAGTTCACACCTGCCTTCCTCCGCCTAAGGCAGGTGGGAGCCAC GGTGGAGTTCACAGTGGGAGACAAGCCGGTCAACAACTTCCGCATGATTGAGAGGCACTACTTTCGAAACCAGCTCCTCAAAAGCTTCGACTTCCACTTTGGCTTCTGCATTCCCAGCAGCAAGAACACCTGTGAGCACATCTATGACTTCCCGCCTCTCTCCGAGGAGCTAA TCAGTGAGATGATTCGTCATCCGTATGAGACACAGTCTGACAGCTTCTACTTCGTGGATGATCGGCTGGTGATGCACAACAAGGCAGACTATTCCTACAGCGGGACCCCCTGA
- the Unc119 gene encoding protein unc-119 homolog A isoform X1, whose product MKVKKGGGGTGPGAEPVPGASNRSVEPTREPGAEAESGSESEPEPGPGPRLGPLQGKQPIGPEDVLGLQRITGDYLCSPEENIYKIDFVRFKIRDMDSGTVLFEIKKPPVSGWSSQWETSRSTTSA is encoded by the exons ATGAAGGTGAAGAAGGGCGGCGGCGGGACCGGACCGGGGGCGGAGCCCGTTCCTGGGGCCTCGAACCGGAGCGTGGAGCCCACGCGGGAGCCTGGGGCGGAAGCCGAGTCCGGGTCCGAGTCGGAGCCGGAGCCAGGCCCGGGGCCCAGACTGGGGCCGCTGCAGGGCAAGCAGCCCATCGGGCCGGAGGACGTGCTGGGGCTGCAGCGGATCACCGGCG ACTACCTGTGCTCCCCTGAGGAAAATATCTACAAGATTGACTTCGTCAGGTTCAAGATCCGGGACATGGACTCAGGGACTGTTCTTTTTGAAATCAAGAAGCCCCCTGTTTCCG GGTGGAGTTCACAGTGGGAGACAAGCCGGTCAACAACTTCCGCATGA
- the Unc119 gene encoding protein unc-119 homolog A isoform X2: MEDYLCSPEENIYKIDFVRFKIRDMDSGTVLFEIKKPPVSERLPINRRDLDPNAGRFVRYQFTPAFLRLRQVGATVEFTVGDKPVNNFRMIERHYFRNQLLKSFDFHFGFCIPSSKNTCEHIYDFPPLSEELISEMIRHPYETQSDSFYFVDDRLVMHNKADYSYSGTP; encoded by the exons ATGGAAG ACTACCTGTGCTCCCCTGAGGAAAATATCTACAAGATTGACTTCGTCAGGTTCAAGATCCGGGACATGGACTCAGGGACTGTTCTTTTTGAAATCAAGAAGCCCCCTGTTTCCG AACGGTTGCCCATCAACCGGCGGGACCTGGACCCCAATGCAGGGCGCTTTGTTCGATACCAGTTCACACCTGCCTTCCTCCGCCTAAGGCAGGTGGGAGCCAC GGTGGAGTTCACAGTGGGAGACAAGCCGGTCAACAACTTCCGCATGATTGAGAGGCACTACTTTCGAAACCAGCTCCTCAAAAGCTTCGACTTCCACTTTGGCTTCTGCATTCCCAGCAGCAAGAACACCTGTGAGCACATCTATGACTTCCCGCCTCTCTCCGAGGAGCTAA TCAGTGAGATGATTCGTCATCCGTATGAGACACAGTCTGACAGCTTCTACTTCGTGGATGATCGGCTGGTGATGCACAACAAGGCAGACTATTCCTACAGCGGGACCCCCTGA